The Massilia sp. H6 DNA window ATTCGCCACAACCAGTGGGGGCATGCCGTCACCGCGTTTCGCACCGTGTCGGGCGCCCCGTATTACTTCAATTGGCACAAGGGGGAGGATGGCTCCGAAGCCAAACGGGCTGCTGCGCTCGACCCGAACCACAAGGACCTCGCTAATACCATCGTCATTGGTAAGTCCGGCACCGGCAAGACAGCGCTTCAGATGTTTCTGCTAGCGCAGTCGTTAAAATTTAATAATCCGCGGCAGAAAGGCGGCAACAAACTAGCGGCGGTGTTCTTCGACAAGGACCTCGGCGCCTCGGTCGGCATTCGCGCCTTAGGGGGGCGATATTTCCCACTCAAAAACGGTATTCCGTCGGGCTGGAACCCGTTCCAGCTCGAGCCGACCGAGCGCAACCTGAACTTCCTCGAGAAGCTGGTGCGTCGCTGCGCCTACCGGGCCGACCGTCCGTTTACCCCGAGCGATGAGAAAACGATCTTTAACGCGATTCATGGCGTGATGAGCACGCCACAATCTATGCGCCGCTTCAGCGCGGTGCTGCAATTCTTACCGATGGGCGACCCCGAAGGCATCCATGCCCGCCTGTCGCGTTGGGCTGGCCGCAACGCGCCGCTTGGCTGGCTGTTCGACAATGTCGAGGACACCCTGAACGTTGACGACACACCGATCCTGGGGTTTGACGTTACGGAATTTCTTCCGAACGACGAGACGCGCGAGCCGACGATGATGTACCTGTTTCACCGGGTCGAGACGCTGCTCGATGGGCGGCGCGTGCCAATCTTCTTTGATGAGTTTGGGCAGCTGAGCAAGGACGCCAGCATGCGCGAACTGGTCGAGAACAAGCTGGTGACGATCCGCAAGCAAGATGGCTTCCTCATCATGGGTACGCAGATGCCTGGCCAGGTGATCAAGAGCCCGATCGCCGACGCGATCATCCAGCAGACCGCCACCAAGATCTTTCTGCCCAACCCGGAAGCTGACTACGACGAGTACGTCAACGGTTTCAAACTCACCGAACGGGAATTCCAGATCATCAAGGAGTTCGGGGAGAAATCGCGTTTATTCCTCGTCAAGCAAGGCGGCAATTCGGTGGTGGCGGAATTCAAACTGCGTGGCTTCGATGATGAGCTGGCGGTGTTGTCGGGGAACACTGCCACCTCGAATCTCGTTGAGAGACTGGTAGCCGAACTCGGTGCAGATCCGGCCCGCTGGCTGCCTGAATTCCACCGGATCAGGAAAGGAGGCGCCGAGCCGCCACCAGCGGCGCAGGTGACCGAGGCCTCGCACCCGCGAGAAACGACTGTTCAACAGGAATAGGAGCGTGACATGGAACGATGGTTCAAGAGTTTGGCGACAGCGCTCGTCCTTGGCGCCGCCAGTCAGGCGCAAGCGGGCATTCCCGTGATCGATGCCGCATCCCTAGCGCAATCCGTTCAGCAAGTGCTGGCATGGGGCAAGCAGTACGCACAGATGGGGCAGCAGTACACCCAACTGGTGAATTCCTATAACCAGGCCGTGACGACACATAACAGCCTGAACGGCTCGCGCGGCATGGAGTCGCTCGTCAACAACCCGGCCGTGCGGCGTTATCTGCCGAACGAGTGGAACCAAACGATGAACTTGCTGAATTCGCCGGGGGGGTACACCGGCCTGCAAGGCAAGATTAATGGAATTCGCGCTGCCGCTCAGATCACAGGAATTGGCGATACCAGCCTTGACCCGGCCAGTGCGGCTGGCAAAGCATTCGTTGGGGCACAGAACCAGGTGGCGATGAACCGCGCTCTCTCAGAAGAAGGATATAAGCAAGCCAGCGACCGCATCACCTCGATCCAATCGCTGATCGACAAAATTGGAGATGCGCCTGAAGCAAAAGACGTGGCTGACCTGCAAGCGCGTATCCAGGCAGAGCAGGTCATGGTGCAAAACGAGCTGGTCAAACTCCACTTGATGGCGCAGTTGCAACAGGCTCAGCGCGACATCATGACTCAGCAGGCACGAGAGATCTCAATGAAAGGGGCCAAGGGTCCAGGCGGCATTCCCCGGTTCTAAATGACTCAGGCGGCACCGCCGTCTGAGCCGTCACTTAGGAGTACTTGATGAAATTCATAATGATTGCGACTGCGCTCACTTTTTGTATATCTGCGTGCGAATTCGATTCTGTTCCACATGTTGCTGATCCCAAGAACGTCGTGGTTGATGGGGAACCTATGACGCAGCGTGCGTTTGTCGAAAAATATTGTATCGGCAAACCGCTGAATGAGACTTGTATAAAAGTTCAGAGCGCTTTGTCTGCGAGCAATGCTAAAAGTAAAACTGGCGTTCCACGTTTTTAAAGGTGCCTGAGCATGCCTGCGCCAAGCGACTTTCACTTTTACGAAGACACGTTTTCGAAGCTGAACGTCGCTCTAACAACTTACGTCGGTGATGTCTCCGCCAACGTAATTGGAGCAGTCAGCGGAGTGGCCTACTCGATGCTGATAATTTACGTAATGCTCTGGGGCTGGACAATGCTGCGTGGCATGATTTCAGAGCCAATCACCGATGGTATAGCTCGAATTGTGCGTCTTGCTGTCATCGTAGGGATCGCGCTCAACACCGGCCGGTACTCAACTTACATTTCGGATTTTCTCTGGAACACGCCTGAAGCGATGGCAGGCATCGTGGCGAGCGGTTATTCGGATCCCGATACCAATGTGCAATACCTCGACGGGTTAATGTCAAAATTATACGATCTTGGCAACGGATATTACGAAAACGCGTTTGCGAGTGGGGGAATGATCCCCGATCTTGGGCTTTTGGCGGCGGCATTTCTGATATGGGTTGCTGCAGTAGCAGCAACAGCTTATGCAGCCTTCTTGCTGGCTTTGTCAAAAATGGCGTTAGCGATTCTTCTGGGAATCGGACCGATTTTCGTTCTACTTCTAATTTTTGACGGCACAAAGCGTTTTTTCGAGGCGTGGCTAGGACAGGCCCTTAACTACGTTTTCTTAGTGATCCTGACTGCTGGCGCTATCAAACTTATTATGACCATCATAGTGCAGTATCTGAACGTCGCTGCCGGTGGTAGCCCGGCTGCGCTTACTGTCGAACTCGCAGTCCCGGCCGTAGTTATGTGCCTGATAGCCGCCCTCGTAATGATGCAGCTTCCCTCGATCGCGTCGGCCCTGGGTGGTGGCGCCGCCATTAGCACATTAGGTGCTGCAGGCTGGACTTATGGGAAGGCCACGACAGCAGTGTCTGCTCTGAGGCCCACCTCTCTTAGGCGTTCGCTCAATCGTGCGGCATCGGATGTACGCGTTGTCGGCGGAGGAGCTAAAGCAGTGGGGAGGGTACCGATGAGCGTTTATCGCAAGATCACGGGGGGCCGCAAAAATACGGTCAAGGCTATCGGTTCCTAAATCCACCAACAGCGGCGATTTTGCGAAGCGCAACGATGCCATTTTATCGCGCGTCATTTTGCCAAATAGTATAGGTCGCAGCGCGAACTACGCAGTATTGCAGTCGGCTTGGACTACACAAGGAGTCTTGCATGCGCTTGACACATGGATTTTTGGCAGCCCTCTGCCTCCTCTTGGCTGGGTGTGCGCTCACGCCGCCGAAGCCGCCTGGCTGCGAGGGCGAATTCAGGCCGGTGAACATGCCGGCTGCGCAACAGGGCGCCGCCCGATCGATTAGCCGGGATGACAGTCTGGCGATGTGCACACAGGGGGGCGGACATGCTTACCAAGGTTGAAAAACAGAATTTCGATCAGTACCTGCGCGAAGCACAGTCGTGGGAGACAAATCGGCTGATCCACGCTGAAAAATCGAAAAAGCTAGCCTGGTGCGTTGCGGCGATTGCCGGTGGCATCGCGTTCGTGTGCGCGATCGCCATCGTCGGATTGACGCCTTTGAAACAGACGGAGCTGCGCATCGTCCGGGTCAACGAAACAACCGGGTCCGTGGATGTGCTCAACGAAATTCCGGATGCCAGAACCACCTACGATGAAGCCATTAACCGCTACTTCGCTGGCCAGTACATTCGTTTTCGCGAAGGCTACTCACGCAAGCTGGCGGACGAGTATTACGCTAGCGTAGGAATCATGAGCGCGGGCGCGGAGCAGCGACGTTATGGTGAAGGATTTAATCCCAAAAATCCGCTCTCTCCCCTAAACGTCTATGGTCATAACGCGCGGGTCAAGGTCCACATCAAGGGCTACTCCTTCCTCAAAAAGGACGTGGTATTGGTGCGCTACTGGAAGGAAGTCGAACGTAGTGCATCGGAAAAGCCGGCAGTGACTCATTGGGCGGCGACCGTCGTGTTCAAGTACTCGGGCGCGCCGATGGCGGAAAAAGACCGTGAGATCAACCCCCTGGGTTTCCAAGTGACCGAGTACCGCAATGACCCGGATACGGTGGTCACGGCCGAGTCCGCGCCGTCGACAGTCGCAATGCAGGCTACGCCGCCTGCCAATAATGCTCCCACGATCTTGCCGGGCGTGGCGCCGCTGACGCCTCCGGGTCAGGTGCCGGCGATCGCGACGCCTGCCAGCCTTGTGCGCTAACGGTGAATGACATGAAACGATTCTTGTTCGTCGCCTTGCTGCTTCCCACTCTGGCCTGGGCTGAATTGACCCCTCCGAAAGGAAAGCTCGATAGCCGGGTACGGATTGCTGACTATCACCCGGCCGAGGTCTATAAGATTCGCACCTTCTATGGCGTGTCGACGCACGTCCAATTCGGCGAGGGCGAAACCATGTCCGATGTTGCCATTGGCGACAAGGAGGCCTGGGAGGTCGAGCCTCGTAGCAGCCATCTGTTCATCAAGCCGAAAGCCCAGAATGCCGATACCAACCTGACCGTCGTCACCAACAAACGCGTGTACCAGTTTGTACTCGTGGTCGAGTCCCGCGGTGCGCGCGATGACAAGGCGTGGAGGGACCCGGACCTGGTGTATTCACTATCGTTCCGCTACCCGGACGAGGAAGCGGCCCGCTTGAGTGCCCAGGCCACGGCCGCCCAGACCAAGGCTGTCCGAAACGAGCTCAAGGACAAGATGGTAGAGGCCAAGCGGCGCGACGAGAACCGCGATTATTGGGTTGCCGGTGCCGAAGAAATCAGCCCCACCGCCGCGCGCGACGATGGCCGTTTTATTTACCTGACGTTCAGCCTGAATCGCGACATGCCGGCCATTTACGCGGTCGACGACGAGGGCGTTGAGTCGCTCATCAATACGAATGTCGAAGGCAACGACATCGTCGTACAGCGCATGGTTCGTAAGCTCATCCTCCGCAAGGGGAAGGCGGTCGCTTGCGTCGTCAATAAGAGCTTTGACCTCAATGGCGGACGCGACAACACCACCGGCACAGTCGCATCGAATGTCGAGCGGACCATCAAAGGAGCGCGCCAATGAGCTTTTGGGACAAGCTAAAGGGCAGTAAGAAGCCTGGTCGGCACGTGGACATGCAAACGTCAGAGGCGCAGCCGGAACATGATTTGCCCGATATGGCAGCGCACGTGCATGACGACCCGACCCTGGCCGACGCGATGCAACAGGCGCGCAGTGGGCGTGCTCGTGAGAGCGACCCTGTCTTCGAGCAGCAAGTCGAAACCGACGGTCTGCCGTCGGTGAACCGGCGCAAGGGCAATAACAAAATCGTCAACGTGCTGGGCATCGTGGTGATTCTCGGTGTTGGCGCGGCCATGATCGTGGCCGTGAATGGCAAAAAGCTGACGGTGAAAAAGAATTTGGCGGATGCGCCCGAGAAGGTCGTCAACAATCTGCCCCCATTGATGGTGCCTCCGCCACCGGCAATACAGTTCGCGACGACGACGCCCGATCCATCCGCCATTCAGTTGACCGGTGGGCCGCATCCGAGTGTCTCGGGATTTGCCACCGCACCTGGCGCGGTCGGCGCTGACCATCCGATCGCATTGCGGCGAGGCGGCAAGCAACCCATCGATTGGCGTGAGCGCAAACGCGTCGGTTCGCTGATCGTCGATATGGACGGAGGCAATCGCGGGGCCGCTGGCGCTGGCGTTGTCGACAGCGGCGGGGGCGGGAGGGCGTTCCCTGTGCGCGCCGAGGGTGCGAGCTTGGCAGGGCAAGCAGCCATGTTCGCACCGTCTGCTGGAGGCGGCGGTCGAAACGAATTGGCTGCGCGCCTCGAGCCCGCGGAAATGAAAGGTGTGTCGGCGGGCCTGCTGCCTGACCGGAACTTCCTCATCACGAAAGGGACGTCCCTGGACTGTGCCATGGAAACTGCGATCGACACCACGCTGCCCGGCATTCTGACCTGCCGGCTCACGCGTGACGTGTACTCCGACAACAGTCAAGTCTTACTCTTGGAACGGGGCACCCAGTTGGTCGGTGAACAGCAGGGCAATGTCCGTCAAGGCCAGGCCCGGGTATTTGCGCTGTGGAGCCGTGCCAAGACGCCTAACGGGGTCATCGTGAACCTGAATTCGCCGGGTACGGACGCGCTGGGACGCTCGGGACTGGAAGGCTGGGTGGACAGCCATTTTGCGGATCGCTTCGGCGCTGCCATTTTAATAAGCTTAATTCAGGACACCTTACAGGCGCTGATCGCGCGGCAACAAGCAAATGGTGGCACGGTGGTGTACGGCGGTACGAGTGACGCCGGGGCCAAGGTGGTGGAAAAAATCGTCGAAAGCTCGGTCAACATTCCGCCGACCATCATCAAGAACCAGGGTGATCACATCCAGGTCATGGTGGCGCGCGACTTGGATTTTTCGACCGTGTATGGCCTGCGGAGCAAGCGTTGAGCGTCGACGTACAGAGTCTGCGCCGTGCCAGCATGGCCGGGGCCGACGCACCCGACATGCTGTATCAGTACCTGTCTCCACTACGCGCCTATTTGGCCGACAGCAATAACACGGAAATCGCCGTCAACCGTCCTGGCGAACTCTGGACCGAGGGCCGCCATGGGTGGCAGCGTCACGAGGCGCCCGAGTTGACTCTGGAAGCTTGCATGCGTCTGGCGCTGTTGATTGCCAATTTTAATAACAAGGCGATCGATAACGGCAAACCGGTGCTGTCGGCGGGGATGATCTATGGCGAGCGAGCCCAGGTCTTGATTCCGCCCGCGTGCGAAGACGACACCGTCTCGATCACGATTCGCAAGCCGAGCATGATCGACAAGTCGGTCGATGAGCTCGCTGCCGAAGGCGCGTTCGACGAATGGGAGCCAAGCCGCGACGGACTGGCGCCCTTCGAGCAGGAGCTGTTGACGCTGAAAGACGAGCGGCGCATCAAGGAGTTTCTCGATCTGGCCGTGCGCAAGCGTCGCAACATCCTGGTGGTGGGCAAGACCGGCTCCGGCAAGACCACGCTGGCCAAGAGTCTGGTGCGTAGCATTCCAGCCGACGAACGCCTCATCACCATCGAAGACGTGCATGAGATGTTCTTGCCTTACCACCCGAACCGGGTGCACTTGTTTTATTCCCGCGAAGACGAGGGCGGCGCCAAAGTCAGCCCGAAGCAGGCGCTCGCCTCTTGTCTGCGGATGAAGCCCGATCGCATCTTGCTGGCCGAGTTACGCGGCGACGAGGCATGGGAATTCATCAAGTCGATCAATACCGGCCATCCCGGATCGATCAGCACGATGCACGCCAACGGGGCCTATGAGGCCTTCGAGCAGCTGACGGCGCTCATCAAGGATTCGCGCACGGGCGCCCACCTCGACAGCACCTATATCCGGCAACGTCTGTTCACGACGCTCGACGTGATCCTGTTCTACGACAAGTACAAGTTGCGGGAGATTTATTATGACCCTGAGTTCAAGCGACAGCAGATGGCGTAAGCCATCGCTGATCGTTCTCGGCTTGCTGGCGGCGTGCGTGTTGTGGGCTTACCTTGGTGGCGGCATCTTCATGGTGGCGCACCGGCACAAGTTCGAGGATGCCACGCCGCTGACGCTGTACCAGTACTGGGTGTATTACGGCGCCGAACAATCGGTCGTGCGCTGGCTGATCATTTCCGCGGCGATCGCGTTCGTGGTGACGGCCGCCCCCGCGTTGCTGCTGCTCAAACCGGCAAAGCGCAGTCTGTTCGGCGATGCGCGTTGGGCCAAGTCCGCTGACATTCGCAAGGCGGGTTTGCTGGGCACCAAAGGCATCGTCGTCGGCCTATACCGGCGCACCTATCTGATGTTCGAGGGCAGCCAACACGTCATCTTGTCGGCGCCGACGCGCAGCGGCAAGGGTGTGGGCATCGTCATTCCGAATCTGTTGACTTGGTCCGACAGCGTGGTGGTGCTCGACATCAAGCAAGAAAATCACGGAATTACCAGCGCCTATCGGCGCAAGTACGGCCAACCCTGCTTTCTCTTCAATCCCGCGGCCGCGGACTACCGCACGCACCGGTACAACCCGCTCGCCTATATCAGCGAGGATCCGAATTTCCGCATCGACGACACCCAGAAAATCGCCAACATGCTGTTCCCGGATCAGCAAGGGGTCGATCCGATCTGGACCGCGACGCCGCGTTCGCTGTTTCTCGGGATTGTGCTGTACCTGCTCGAGACGCCGGGCAAGCTGGTGACGCTCGGTCAGGTGTTGCGCGAATCGCTCGCCGATGGCGATGGGGCTAAATATTTTACGAGCATCATCGCGGCGCGCAACCTTGGCGAGCGGATTGCGCAAACCGGTGCCCAGGATGCGGCGCTGCAGGCTGCGCGGGACGTAGAAGCGATTTTGGCTGACAAAGGTAAGGCGCCCCAACACCATCCAAAATTGTCCGACATGGCGGTATGGCTGCAATTGAGTCCGCCCTATCGCGGCGCGGTGGCCGAGGCGCTCGAGCTGGCCCGCAAAGACCAGGCCAGAACCCCAGACCTTATCGCGCTGGCCGAGGCCATGCCGATCGATGCCGCGTCCTGCAAGATCGGCAAGGGCCTGTCCGGCGCCTGCGTGCGGGCACTGAACTCGTATATCTCGATCGCTGCCGAAACGACCCGCGCCGGCATCATGACCGGTTTTCGGTCGCGCCTCGAGCTGTGGTACAACCCGCTTGTCGACGCCGCCACCAGTGCCAACGATTTCGATTTGCGCGACGTACGCAAGAAGCGCATGTCGATCTACCTGGGTGTCACCCCGGACAACCTGGACCGGATGGCGCCGCTGTTAAATCTATTCTTCCAGCAGCTGATCGACTTGAACACGCGCGAGCTGCCGGAACAGAACGCTGCCCTCAAATACCAATGCCTGCTTCTGGCGGACGAATTCACCGCCATGGGCAAGATTCAGGTGCTGTCGAAAGGTATTAGCTACATCGCCGGATATGGATTGCGCATGCTGCCGATCATCCAGAGCCCAGCCCAGGTCGTCGAGGTGTATGGCAAGCACGCGGCCGAAACGTTTACGACCAACCACGCCCTGCAGATCGTCTTTCCACCGAAGGCCACGGAGTCCGAAACTGCGGAGTCGATCTCCAAATGGCTCGGCTATCAGACGGTCAAAGGTGTGTCTGAATCGAAGGGTAAGGCACTCTTTGCCAAGCGCGAGAAATCCGAAAGTATCTCAGACCAACGACGGGCCTTGTTGCTGCCGCAAGAAATTACAAGCCTGGGCAAGACATCGGAAATCGTTGTAGTCGAGGACTGCCCCCCAATCCTAGCCCACAAGATCCGCTACTACGAAGACCGCACCTTCGTCGATCGCCTGAAAACCGTGTCGCCATCGCTCGCCGCCTTAGGGCGCAAGCTGCCCAACCAACAGCAGCTCAAGGAAGCGATTCGCAGGGGAGAGCTCGGTGCGCCGGTACCATTGATCGACCTTGAAACCCATCACCAGACAGTGGGCATAGACACAGGGTTCCACATGCAGCCTCCCGGGACAGGGCAGGGCGGCGTGTTGATCGCGACCACCGAGCGCGCCGTGACGGCTGACGACGTACACGGGCTGAACGCACTTGCCTTGACGGACTTCGTCGTTGACTTCTCGGCGGTTGAGGTCCCCAAGGGCGAACTCGACGAGGTGGCGTTGCAGGCCTATGCGGATCAACTGTGCAGACAAGCTGGTGTTGCGGTCTGAGCGCCGTTTTTGAAAGGATACGGTCATGCCGGTACATGGAGACGATGTCGATCGCGCGGGCCGGCGTAAGGGCCAAACAAGCGCGAGGCAAGGGAGCGCTGCGCACGAGCGGCAGGGGTACGAGAGCACCCCGCAAGAGCGCGAGCCCATGCGGGAGCTGCACAAGGCCATGGCGATGGCGCTCAAGGGGCGCGCTAGGTCGGAACCGATCATTGTCAGCGGCATTCAACAACGGGCCGAGCTCTACGAAAAAGCCTATGTGCACGCCAAGCAGGCAGCGATCAACACGGTCGCGCGGGACGCCGCGCCAGCCGAGCGGTACGCGCGCCAGGGCAAGGAACCGCGCAAGCCTGATGTCGACCCGCTGACTCCAGAGATGGTCGCGAAGCTCGCTGCCTTGGATGCACGCCACTACGGCAAATTGCACGACCCCGCACATCGGGAAACCGCTGCGCTAGCCATGGCGAGCACCGCGCGCTTGAGTGCCGGTTATCGCGCGGCCTTGGCCGGGATGGCGCCGCAGATAGCTGGCGCGGTCCTGACGGCGATGGGCGCCGCCGAACAGGACAAAGTTGTCGCGCCGCTGCGAATCAATCGCGTGGGGAATGACCAGACAGTCGCGGAGCAGCTGGTTTTCAACTGCATCGAACAGGTCATCAAACACAAGCGGGGGCGGCATGCCGGACACGGCGACGGTGAGCGCGCGGCGCCAACGGGTGCTGACCAGAGTCAACCGAAGACCATGCGGGCGCACGCCCCAGGAAATAATCAAGTCGCCTCCGACGAAGTGTTTACCGCTTCGAAGGACGATGCTCGACCGATCGTGCCGGTCGACATCGAGACCACCTACCTGCGCGTCGGTACCAGGTTTTACCACCCAAAAAACACGCAGGTCGTGGCGTTCGAGGACAAGGGTAACAAGCTGGAGACCCACTCCAATAGCGAACAGATCGCTACGGCCATGATAAGCATTGCGCGGGCGCGCGGCTGGGACGAGATCAGGGTGTCGGGGTCCGAGACCTTTCGCAAGGAAGCGTGGTTGGAAGCGGCGGCCCATGGCATGCACGTCAAGGGCTACACCCCCAGCGATGTCGACAAGGCCGCGTTGGCAAAGCGCACCGGGTATGTTGAGGCGAGGCGGGCGGGACCAGGTGGCAAGGTGCCCGGGGCCGAAACGTCGCCTGTCGCTGTACAGGCGTCTGCGGCTGGACTGTCCGGCACGGATCAGCTGGAGAACGTGGGGAAGCAGGGGACGGCAGCGAAGGCCGCGAACGCCGCGAACGCGCATGGGGTAGGCGAGCGGCAGGCCCGGACGGGGGAGGGGCTGCGCGCCCAAGCGTTTGCGAGTCGACCGCCCGCGGAAGCGATCGTCGATCATCCCGAGCTGGCCGGTACCTATGCCGCCCTGGCGTCGATGAAAAAAAAGGCCATTGCCGATGGCCTGAGCCCGCAGCAGCGTGCCGTCGTTATGGCGCGCGTCGAGGCCAATCTTGTCAACAGTATCGAGCGCGGACAGCTGCCGGAAGTAAAGGTGCGCGAACAGGTCGAGCTCCGCTCCGAACGTACCGAGGCCAGGGAGAGAAAACGATGAAGGGCACATCTCTCATCGCGGCAATGGTCGCCGCGACCTTGTTGTGTGCGTGTGCGCGACTTCCCCCGCCCGGCGCACCGACAACGCGTGTCAGCGCCGACTACGACGCGACGGGCGACGTGGACGGTGTGCGCGCCTTCGTCTATGGAAAGCGTACCGAGCTCGCATTCCCTAGGCGGCCTGTACGGCTGACGGTACACGATGAAAACGGCGTAGCGGTTCCGTACCAGCGTGAAGGATCCTATTATCGTCTGTCGCGCAAACTAGACCGTTTTACGGTATGGGCCAATACACGCGTATTGTCGTTCAGGCCCGTCACTGGGCGGGTCGCGCTGGTCACAGCAGCGATGCCGGAATCAGCAGGTCGAGTACCGCTCTCAACCCAGCCAAGGGAGGAGGCGCCGTCCGCGCGGTCCCCGGTGACAGTGAGTATGGAACCGGGTCGAGAAGACGATGCGACCGCCCTGTTGCGCCTCTTCGCCGCCCAGCAAGATCAGGTACGCCGCGCGATCGCAGGAGCGATCAGCACCGCCGAGACCAGGTTCTTGCAAGGGCGCTTGGAGCGTGTAAAGCATCGATTTAACAGCGCCGCCGCGGTCATGATCGGCGTTCGGTTCGACACGGGAGCCACCAGCTTTTCTGTGGATGATCGAGTCGCACAGACCTTGGTCGCGGCGGCCAAGGCCGCAGAACGGATCAATCTGAGGGGACGTACCGATGCGCGCATCGCGGGAACGGACGATCCGCGCATCGCCCGTGGCCGGGCGCTCGCAGCGCGCCAGTTCTTCATTCGGCATGGCATCGACGCGGCCAAGATCAGGGTCTTCGCTCAGTCGGCTGGCGATTTTATTGCACCTGCCGGAACGGAAGAGGGGAGGGCTTTGAACCGTCGCGTCGACATCGAGTTTGTTGATCCTCGCTATGCGACACTGCAGCAGGCCGATTCGCTACACGTGACCGCGCCATGAGTGGCCCAAGCCTGGCTGCGCCGGCAACGCGAACGCCAG harbors:
- a CDS encoding type IV secretory system conjugative DNA transfer family protein, whose amino-acid sequence is MTLSSSDSRWRKPSLIVLGLLAACVLWAYLGGGIFMVAHRHKFEDATPLTLYQYWVYYGAEQSVVRWLIISAAIAFVVTAAPALLLLKPAKRSLFGDARWAKSADIRKAGLLGTKGIVVGLYRRTYLMFEGSQHVILSAPTRSGKGVGIVIPNLLTWSDSVVVLDIKQENHGITSAYRRKYGQPCFLFNPAAADYRTHRYNPLAYISEDPNFRIDDTQKIANMLFPDQQGVDPIWTATPRSLFLGIVLYLLETPGKLVTLGQVLRESLADGDGAKYFTSIIAARNLGERIAQTGAQDAALQAARDVEAILADKGKAPQHHPKLSDMAVWLQLSPPYRGAVAEALELARKDQARTPDLIALAEAMPIDAASCKIGKGLSGACVRALNSYISIAAETTRAGIMTGFRSRLELWYNPLVDAATSANDFDLRDVRKKRMSIYLGVTPDNLDRMAPLLNLFFQQLIDLNTRELPEQNAALKYQCLLLADEFTAMGKIQVLSKGISYIAGYGLRMLPIIQSPAQVVEVYGKHAAETFTTNHALQIVFPPKATESETAESISKWLGYQTVKGVSESKGKALFAKREKSESISDQRRALLLPQEITSLGKTSEIVVVEDCPPILAHKIRYYEDRTFVDRLKTVSPSLAALGRKLPNQQQLKEAIRRGELGAPVPLIDLETHHQTVGIDTGFHMQPPGTGQGGVLIATTERAVTADDVHGLNALALTDFVVDFSAVEVPKGELDEVALQAYADQLCRQAGVAV
- a CDS encoding LPD7 domain-containing protein, with the protein product MRELHKAMAMALKGRARSEPIIVSGIQQRAELYEKAYVHAKQAAINTVARDAAPAERYARQGKEPRKPDVDPLTPEMVAKLAALDARHYGKLHDPAHRETAALAMASTARLSAGYRAALAGMAPQIAGAVLTAMGAAEQDKVVAPLRINRVGNDQTVAEQLVFNCIEQVIKHKRGRHAGHGDGERAAPTGADQSQPKTMRAHAPGNNQVASDEVFTASKDDARPIVPVDIETTYLRVGTRFYHPKNTQVVAFEDKGNKLETHSNSEQIATAMISIARARGWDEIRVSGSETFRKEAWLEAAAHGMHVKGYTPSDVDKAALAKRTGYVEARRAGPGGKVPGAETSPVAVQASAAGLSGTDQLENVGKQGTAAKAANAANAHGVGERQARTGEGLRAQAFASRPPAEAIVDHPELAGTYAALASMKKKAIADGLSPQQRAVVMARVEANLVNSIERGQLPEVKVREQVELRSERTEARERKR
- a CDS encoding OmpA family protein, whose translation is MKGTSLIAAMVAATLLCACARLPPPGAPTTRVSADYDATGDVDGVRAFVYGKRTELAFPRRPVRLTVHDENGVAVPYQREGSYYRLSRKLDRFTVWANTRVLSFRPVTGRVALVTAAMPESAGRVPLSTQPREEAPSARSPVTVSMEPGREDDATALLRLFAAQQDQVRRAIAGAISTAETRFLQGRLERVKHRFNSAAAVMIGVRFDTGATSFSVDDRVAQTLVAAAKAAERINLRGRTDARIAGTDDPRIARGRALAARQFFIRHGIDAAKIRVFAQSAGDFIAPAGTEEGRALNRRVDIEFVDPRYATLQQADSLHVTAP